One segment of Acidobacteriota bacterium DNA contains the following:
- a CDS encoding penicillin acylase family protein yields the protein MRITGRRREIDIAGSTIEIARNQNGVIMLWGDDDLDLARGLGFAHAQDRFVQMILVRLIGQGRLCECLINDDETLEIDIFMRELGIARYAKVEAVNCIAEGRELGEAYAEGINHWLSTNHRPLELLLVRHDPEWWTIADTILTVKLMSYVGLAQSQQDMEKFLIQAIRGGVSIERLARLTAPHLEALDQQTIDAIAKLRYLQPLLPASLRFLGPVPTIMASNNWAISGSKTVSGKPLQCNDPHLECNRLPAIWYEAVMHTADNYRIGATMPGVPGLVMGRTRDLSFGFTYGFMDMVDFFVEKCRDDSYQRGDSFVPLKIRTEKIARKGASPVEVTIRETDLGVLESDNRKPDLENGFYLSRAWSAHRRGGSASLDALARLPTATTVLEAQTIVREVAISCNWLLADRDGNIGYQQSGLLPDRQHSGLHPVPAWDDKMRWRGLVSADQLHSLFNPPEGFLATANNDLNPENGRLVINLPMGSYRVDRIRSLLSAIDACSQDDMRHVQNDVYSLQAERFMEILRPLLPETFAGRMLAGWDCRYGYGSRGASLFETVYHAILREVFGRGLFGEDIWDATIETTAIVADYYHLFDRVLLGDEASWFGEEGKEVLFRRVLEEVLTEVDVEAISPWGRRQQVMMKNIFFDGRLPTWLGFDHGPIQVQGNRATIVQGGIFTAHNRQTTFTPSWRFITDLGEDSALTVLAGGPSGRRFSRWYKTDVKRWLSGKYKVLKAE from the coding sequence ATGAGGATCACCGGCAGGCGACGGGAGATCGACATCGCTGGATCGACGATCGAGATCGCGCGAAACCAGAACGGCGTCATCATGCTCTGGGGGGACGACGATCTCGATCTCGCCCGGGGGTTGGGTTTTGCTCATGCGCAGGACCGATTTGTCCAGATGATCCTGGTTCGCCTCATCGGGCAAGGGCGACTCTGCGAATGCCTCATCAATGACGATGAGACGCTCGAGATCGACATCTTCATGCGAGAGCTCGGTATCGCCCGATATGCAAAGGTTGAAGCGGTCAACTGCATTGCAGAGGGCAGAGAATTGGGCGAAGCCTATGCGGAGGGAATCAACCACTGGCTCTCCACCAATCATCGTCCGCTGGAGTTACTTCTGGTCCGTCACGACCCCGAGTGGTGGACAATCGCCGACACCATTTTGACCGTCAAGCTCATGTCCTACGTCGGCCTCGCGCAGTCGCAACAGGACATGGAAAAGTTCCTCATCCAAGCCATTCGAGGCGGTGTGTCAATCGAACGGCTGGCCAGACTCACCGCGCCCCACCTCGAAGCTCTCGATCAGCAGACTATCGACGCAATAGCCAAGCTTCGATACCTCCAACCGCTGCTTCCAGCCTCCCTCAGGTTCCTCGGACCGGTGCCGACCATCATGGCTAGCAACAACTGGGCGATTTCCGGTTCGAAGACCGTTTCGGGAAAACCGCTCCAGTGCAACGATCCCCATCTCGAGTGCAACAGGCTGCCGGCGATCTGGTACGAAGCAGTCATGCATACCGCCGACAACTATCGGATCGGTGCAACGATGCCCGGCGTTCCTGGCCTCGTCATGGGACGCACCCGAGATCTCAGCTTCGGTTTCACCTACGGGTTCATGGACATGGTGGATTTCTTTGTCGAGAAATGCAGGGATGACAGCTATCAACGCGGGGATTCCTTTGTACCTCTGAAGATCCGAACCGAGAAGATTGCCAGGAAAGGCGCGAGCCCGGTTGAAGTGACGATTCGCGAAACCGATCTCGGGGTGCTCGAGAGCGACAACCGGAAGCCCGATCTGGAGAACGGCTTTTACCTCAGTCGTGCGTGGTCGGCACACCGAAGGGGCGGCTCGGCATCTCTCGATGCCCTCGCGCGCCTGCCTACCGCCACAACAGTACTCGAAGCGCAGACGATCGTTCGCGAGGTGGCAATCTCCTGTAACTGGCTGCTGGCCGATCGCGACGGCAATATCGGCTACCAGCAATCCGGGCTCCTTCCGGATCGGCAACACTCGGGACTGCACCCCGTACCCGCCTGGGATGACAAGATGCGGTGGCGTGGGCTGGTGTCGGCAGATCAACTCCACTCGTTGTTCAACCCACCCGAGGGATTTCTCGCGACCGCAAACAACGACCTCAATCCGGAGAACGGCCGGCTGGTCATCAATTTGCCGATGGGTTCATATCGAGTCGACCGGATTCGCTCGTTGCTTTCCGCGATTGATGCTTGCTCTCAGGACGATATGCGACACGTTCAAAACGATGTTTACTCGCTCCAGGCCGAACGGTTCATGGAAATCCTCCGGCCGCTGCTTCCCGAGACATTTGCCGGTCGAATGCTGGCTGGATGGGATTGTCGATACGGTTACGGATCTCGCGGCGCTTCCCTCTTCGAAACTGTCTACCACGCCATTCTCAGAGAAGTTTTCGGCAGGGGCCTTTTCGGCGAGGACATCTGGGACGCGACGATCGAGACGACAGCGATTGTCGCCGACTACTACCACCTTTTCGACCGGGTTCTGCTCGGCGACGAAGCATCATGGTTCGGAGAGGAGGGCAAGGAAGTCCTTTTCCGTCGCGTTCTCGAAGAGGTCCTGACCGAGGTCGATGTGGAAGCAATCAGCCCGTGGGGCCGCCGCCAACAGGTCATGATGAAGAACATATTTTTTGACGGGCGGTTGCCCACGTGGCTCGGTTTCGATCACGGTCCCATCCAGGTCCAGGGAAATCGCGCCACCATCGTTCAGGGGGGTATTTTCACCGCCCACAACAGGCAAACAACCTTCACGCCATCCTGGCGCTTCATCACCGATCTCGGCGAAGACAGCGCGCTCACTGTTCTTGCCGGTGGTCCTTCGGGCAGGCGTTTTTCACGCTGGTACAAGACTGATGTCAAGCGATGGCTGAGCGGCAAATACAAGGTTTTGAAGGCGGAGTGA
- a CDS encoding protein kinase, giving the protein MDFNAEQSKREIVESLREQRWAEALDGLEVWCERFPNDSRSWLNRGYCLVHLERYDEAVAALDRCLEIDPSSSTALGWRKKALAELDKAFSVAKSRTDESRSDSASQAANGKTRRVSREESAAPSFATVAAADTGRGWIAGTVVDGRYEVREVARGGMAVVSIAFDRELQRMVAVKTPLPSVLATEDGRARFQREAESWIALGVHPNICSAYYLQEIGGMPRLFIEYVDGGDLGCWLRGEQEPSFEQRFDIAIQIASGLDYTHNFLWTDDDGVQHRGIVHRDIKPANVLLTSEGIARVTDFGLVRAEGTEKNVEGDIREQMPPFLKHTAGREDASMGSGTWQTVTVDGGLVGTPPYMAPELWRQSLRGTVATDIYAYGCMLYEIFCGRRPFMTPTDAASQTRENQLSGWMRMHVREEAPDPRLFEPSIGGRLASLMLSCVEKDPNRRPRSFGPLREWLVGMYRESTGRRYPRPEPQRTRLLADSLNNRGVSFITLGLAERAETSLRSALETDPRHLEATLNSSLLEWRRDGLTDAELERRFSEAERASGDVARGQLLRARMRLLLDDPIGAISALESTGTEGHSHADKRELGLALLARYNLQGNDGDLKRAHGLLSEVVEASPSDIGVVVALGEIYRLQGNHEVAEEALTRARSLDANLGESLSLAVANYLPGHLVTRKMAHQAPLQSLLGLPNGQLVVRSVAGEAMVWARTGNQPIHRINLGGPARQGRSMTAVDDVLIACLENAPLTLFDLGTGQRLRNLRIHPGVAICVAASPDCRSVASGGSDRNLRIWDLESGECTQTLSDHGAFVSAVGWLPSGGQVVTASADGTVRIWDPGEQRCIQVLEGHRGPIRDIAIADDGQVALSAGQDGSIGVWDLEEGRCIRFLRGHSGAVTAISLVGRTAVSGGEDNTVRIWNVDTGAAQRIMRLANPVQDLAVVNHGQHVAVVHSSSVSQLLLPLHVPYRLPLALAQSAASGELAGRDREFRAHINLARELIDAGQLEEAMQPLRAAREVSGYELHHEALELWNRVLAFFPKSSPRSVVELRRIGGGTVVTACRLTKDNNACFVGGDDGSLRIFETSTGAEEGMFEGHADSVTAVAVCDDGELLASAGKDGVVRLWEKGQAAFLREFKGHDGLVQAVVFDPDGSAVVTAGDDGTVRRWPLDENSLPELLGRCEDAVTALSVCADGRFVVGGGWDSQVTVWSLSKGEELRRMGGHEGAIFAVATSPDCRLVASAGEDGDIRLWDLENGRCWRVLSGHEGSVQTVEFTPDARFLVSVGKDATLRLWNVRTGVAEKVVEGHAGPITDLALSRDGGAALSAGTDATLRLWFLDWEPETPEDGRWDDRARPFLDVFLRRLERETQGGGPPVWNDQDIDRLIEDLGHRGFGWLDRNILQRELEKLARNRDEQRDEEQQRTRELAKRRARQVRMAPAKQIAAGLTENLGIKLAGAAGLAIVVLLALTSLRTPDSGEIRFNDKLHGEVSLLTRERGIRLKRGMVLAYQNRPSMGSINCSDGTFGEFLSFVLNAESAVDPPLDPGVPAADLNFRDRYAGSVNCVGRLGDRGVVDDLLERAAKNLHPYRLEDLLSIMVRVGGGEDPRVLGELDSRSETVRHFAALSVIYGGNENGVEALVDGLQSDELRVVEGASYVLTELIAIGAIDEGSAFETVRVLCRNIDPNVRRNAVRALVHFEFKGPARHLMDELLEDIDSEVRLAAHRTRETIRSVKIHELFG; this is encoded by the coding sequence ATGGATTTCAACGCCGAGCAGTCGAAGCGCGAGATCGTGGAGTCGCTGAGAGAACAGCGATGGGCTGAAGCCCTCGACGGCCTCGAGGTGTGGTGCGAACGGTTTCCGAACGACTCCCGATCGTGGCTCAATCGCGGATATTGCCTGGTACACCTCGAGCGGTATGACGAGGCCGTTGCCGCGCTCGACCGGTGCCTCGAGATCGATCCGTCCTCATCGACCGCGCTGGGATGGCGGAAGAAGGCTCTGGCAGAGCTCGATAAGGCGTTTTCGGTCGCGAAGTCTCGAACAGACGAGTCGAGGTCTGATTCCGCTTCACAGGCCGCGAATGGAAAAACGCGTCGGGTCTCGCGAGAGGAATCGGCGGCACCATCCTTCGCAACTGTTGCTGCAGCAGACACGGGCCGAGGCTGGATAGCCGGCACGGTCGTGGATGGCCGGTACGAGGTGCGCGAGGTTGCGCGCGGCGGGATGGCGGTTGTCTCGATCGCCTTCGATCGAGAACTGCAACGAATGGTGGCTGTGAAGACCCCCCTTCCATCGGTCCTCGCGACCGAAGACGGGAGGGCGCGGTTCCAGAGGGAAGCCGAATCATGGATCGCTCTCGGAGTTCACCCCAACATCTGTTCCGCATATTACCTCCAGGAGATAGGAGGTATGCCCCGGCTGTTCATCGAGTACGTCGATGGAGGCGATCTCGGCTGTTGGCTCAGGGGAGAGCAGGAACCGAGCTTCGAACAGCGATTCGACATCGCGATTCAGATAGCCAGCGGGCTCGACTACACCCACAACTTTCTGTGGACTGACGATGATGGCGTCCAGCACAGGGGCATCGTCCACCGCGACATCAAACCGGCCAATGTGCTCCTCACGTCCGAAGGAATCGCCCGGGTGACCGATTTCGGTCTGGTTCGCGCGGAGGGGACCGAGAAGAACGTTGAAGGCGACATCCGCGAGCAGATGCCGCCGTTCCTGAAACACACCGCGGGACGTGAGGACGCCTCGATGGGCAGCGGCACCTGGCAGACGGTGACGGTGGACGGTGGTCTTGTCGGCACACCACCGTACATGGCTCCCGAGCTTTGGCGTCAATCCCTCAGGGGAACGGTCGCGACGGACATTTACGCATACGGCTGTATGCTTTACGAAATCTTCTGCGGCCGTCGACCCTTCATGACGCCCACCGATGCGGCGTCCCAGACCCGGGAGAACCAGCTCAGCGGCTGGATGCGCATGCACGTGCGTGAGGAGGCCCCCGATCCGCGTCTCTTCGAGCCGAGTATTGGAGGGCGTCTCGCTTCTCTGATGCTGTCGTGCGTCGAAAAGGACCCGAATCGGCGCCCCCGATCATTTGGACCGTTACGTGAATGGTTGGTCGGGATGTACCGGGAGTCGACGGGTCGGCGTTACCCGCGACCGGAGCCGCAGCGCACGCGGCTGCTCGCGGACTCACTCAACAATCGAGGGGTCTCCTTCATCACGCTCGGACTCGCGGAGCGTGCGGAAACCAGCTTGCGCTCCGCCCTCGAGACGGATCCTCGGCACCTCGAAGCGACCCTCAACTCGAGTCTCCTGGAATGGCGTCGAGACGGATTGACAGATGCGGAACTCGAGCGCCGTTTCAGCGAAGCTGAACGAGCATCCGGCGATGTTGCGAGAGGCCAGCTGCTTCGCGCCCGCATGCGGCTCCTTCTGGATGATCCCATTGGGGCCATATCCGCATTGGAATCTACGGGCACCGAAGGGCATTCGCATGCCGACAAACGAGAGCTCGGCCTCGCTCTTCTTGCTCGATACAATCTGCAAGGAAACGACGGAGACCTGAAACGGGCGCATGGACTCCTTTCAGAGGTCGTCGAGGCGAGCCCGTCCGACATCGGAGTCGTAGTCGCGCTGGGCGAAATCTACAGATTGCAGGGGAATCACGAGGTCGCTGAAGAAGCCCTGACCAGAGCCCGGTCCCTTGATGCGAACCTCGGGGAGAGCTTATCCCTGGCGGTGGCCAACTATCTGCCGGGTCATCTGGTCACTCGAAAAATGGCTCACCAGGCCCCTCTGCAGAGCCTGCTCGGACTGCCCAACGGCCAATTGGTTGTGCGGTCGGTGGCCGGTGAGGCAATGGTTTGGGCCCGAACCGGGAACCAGCCCATCCACCGTATCAATCTCGGTGGGCCGGCTCGCCAGGGTCGTTCAATGACCGCAGTCGACGATGTCCTGATCGCCTGCCTGGAGAACGCACCGCTGACTCTCTTCGACCTCGGGACTGGGCAGCGGTTGCGAAACCTCCGTATCCACCCTGGTGTTGCGATTTGCGTAGCCGCCTCTCCTGACTGCCGTTCGGTGGCCTCGGGAGGGTCCGATCGCAATCTGAGAATCTGGGATCTCGAGAGTGGTGAGTGCACGCAGACACTTTCGGACCACGGCGCCTTTGTCAGCGCCGTTGGCTGGCTTCCGTCCGGAGGGCAAGTGGTTACGGCGAGCGCCGACGGCACCGTTCGTATCTGGGATCCCGGCGAACAGCGATGCATCCAGGTCTTAGAAGGCCATCGCGGGCCGATTCGAGATATTGCGATCGCTGACGATGGGCAGGTTGCACTTTCCGCCGGTCAGGACGGCTCGATCGGGGTGTGGGATCTCGAAGAAGGGCGTTGTATCCGGTTTCTGAGGGGGCACAGCGGTGCAGTGACCGCCATTTCTCTGGTCGGTCGAACGGCGGTGTCCGGTGGTGAGGACAACACTGTCCGCATCTGGAACGTTGACACCGGTGCGGCGCAACGGATCATGCGACTGGCCAACCCGGTCCAGGACCTGGCTGTCGTGAACCATGGGCAACACGTGGCCGTGGTCCACAGCTCTTCGGTGAGCCAGCTCCTTCTGCCTCTGCATGTACCCTACCGGCTACCGCTCGCACTTGCCCAGAGCGCGGCTTCCGGCGAGCTTGCCGGTCGAGACAGAGAATTCCGCGCCCACATCAATCTCGCTCGAGAGCTGATCGACGCTGGCCAGCTTGAAGAAGCGATGCAACCGTTGCGTGCGGCTCGAGAGGTTTCAGGTTACGAGCTTCACCACGAGGCACTCGAGTTATGGAACAGGGTGTTGGCGTTTTTCCCAAAGAGTTCCCCACGATCGGTCGTGGAACTCCGCAGGATCGGCGGCGGCACGGTTGTCACGGCCTGCCGGCTCACCAAGGACAACAATGCGTGCTTCGTCGGCGGTGATGACGGATCGCTGAGAATCTTCGAGACTTCCACAGGCGCCGAAGAAGGCATGTTCGAGGGCCATGCGGACAGTGTCACGGCTGTCGCGGTCTGTGACGACGGCGAACTGCTGGCATCGGCAGGCAAGGACGGTGTGGTGAGGTTGTGGGAGAAGGGGCAGGCCGCATTTCTGCGCGAGTTCAAAGGGCACGACGGACTCGTCCAAGCTGTGGTTTTCGATCCCGACGGTTCAGCGGTCGTCACGGCGGGCGATGATGGGACTGTTAGGCGGTGGCCGCTCGACGAAAATTCGTTGCCGGAGCTCCTCGGCCGTTGTGAGGATGCGGTCACTGCGCTTTCTGTGTGTGCGGACGGTCGATTCGTGGTCGGTGGCGGATGGGACAGTCAGGTCACCGTCTGGAGCCTTTCCAAGGGTGAGGAACTCCGACGCATGGGGGGTCACGAGGGTGCGATCTTTGCGGTCGCGACCAGTCCGGACTGTCGGTTGGTTGCCTCGGCGGGGGAGGATGGCGACATCCGCCTATGGGACCTCGAAAACGGCCGTTGCTGGCGCGTCCTGTCGGGCCATGAGGGCAGCGTGCAAACAGTTGAGTTCACTCCCGATGCCCGGTTCCTGGTATCGGTCGGGAAAGATGCCACGCTGCGTTTGTGGAACGTCCGCACCGGTGTTGCCGAAAAGGTGGTTGAGGGTCACGCGGGGCCCATCACCGATCTCGCACTGAGTCGTGATGGCGGAGCGGCGTTGAGCGCCGGGACAGATGCGACCCTTCGCCTTTGGTTTCTCGATTGGGAACCGGAAACTCCCGAAGACGGACGGTGGGATGATCGTGCGCGGCCGTTTCTCGACGTATTCCTCCGGCGGCTCGAGCGTGAGACACAGGGCGGAGGCCCGCCCGTGTGGAACGATCAGGACATTGACAGACTGATCGAAGACCTCGGGCATCGGGGATTTGGATGGCTCGACCGCAATATCCTGCAGCGGGAGCTCGAGAAACTCGCGAGAAACCGGGATGAGCAGAGGGACGAGGAGCAGCAACGGACGAGGGAGCTCGCAAAGCGGCGGGCGCGTCAGGTGCGGATGGCCCCGGCAAAACAAATTGCCGCGGGCCTGACCGAAAATCTCGGCATCAAACTGGCAGGTGCAGCTGGGCTGGCGATCGTGGTGCTCTTGGCGTTGACGAGTTTGCGTACTCCGGACAGCGGAGAGATTCGATTCAACGACAAGTTGCACGGAGAGGTGTCTCTTCTCACTCGCGAGCGCGGAATTCGACTCAAACGCGGTATGGTGCTGGCGTATCAGAACCGACCGTCAATGGGTTCGATCAATTGCAGCGACGGCACATTCGGAGAGTTCCTGTCCTTTGTGCTGAACGCAGAGAGTGCGGTCGATCCCCCTCTCGATCCGGGTGTGCCTGCTGCCGACCTCAACTTCAGAGACCGTTATGCAGGCTCGGTGAACTGTGTCGGGAGGCTCGGCGATCGAGGGGTGGTCGATGACCTGCTCGAGCGCGCTGCGAAAAACCTCCATCCCTACCGCCTCGAAGATCTGCTGTCGATCATGGTGCGAGTCGGTGGCGGTGAAGATCCTCGAGTGCTCGGAGAACTGGACAGCCGTTCAGAGACCGTGCGGCACTTTGCTGCCCTCAGCGTGATTTATGGCGGAAACGAGAATGGTGTCGAGGCTCTGGTGGATGGACTCCAGAGCGACGAACTGCGGGTAGTCGAAGGTGCGAGTTATGTTCTTACGGAGCTCATCGCAATTGGAGCAATTGACGAAGGATCGGCCTTCGAAACTGTCCGCGTCCTGTGTCGCAACATCGACCCGAACGTACGGCGAAACGCCGTACGCGCGCTAGTGCACTTCGAGTTCAAAGGCCCGGCGCGCCACCTGATGGATGAGCTTCTCGAAGACATCGACTCCGAGGTTCGCCTCGCCGCCCATCGGACCCGGGAGACCATCCGCTCGGTGAAGATTCACGAGCTCTTCGGTTAG
- the dnaE gene encoding DNA polymerase III subunit alpha, with protein sequence MSRPTEVPPFVHLHLHTHYSLLDSAIRIPDLTKQISRLGMSAVAMTDHGNIFGAFQFHKSALEAGVRPIVGCEVYVAPGDHRDRKPVPGRRRPYDHLVLLAENNHGYSNLVKLVSSGYLEGFYHKPRVSKELLGAHSDGLIALSACLSGEVSRLLLSREQEKAREAAETYREIFGDQSFFLEIQDHGMADEEFVRAGMVALSGTTGIPLVATNDCHFHEREDTFAHRVLLGIGLNRDLEDLQRSYAYNAEFYVKTPEEMYKLFADYPGACERTAEIASRCHMRFDTDTLHLPKFKIPNDMNLEVFLAEKAQEGLTNRLKKGNPRKCSTQDYETRLEQELDIIRKMGFPGYFLVVWDFIRHARENDIPVGPGRGSAAGSLVSYALGITDIDPLEFDLLFERFLNPDRISMPDIDIDFCQRRRDEVIEYVRGLYGEESVSQIATFNILKAKSAVRDVGRVMGMSFGDVDRIAKLIPDELNITIAKALEDSPRLRELVENDDDVRQLVETAARLEGLARHCGVHAAGVVIAPEPLVNLVPLNRSSHEEVTTQFDKDDVEALGLLKMDFLGLRTLTVIDDAVKSIRRSENPDLDLTSIPFDDHVVYELFSAGETDGVFQFESSGMKDVLRKVQPQSFLDIAALNALYRPGPMQFIDDYADRKHGRKTFTYIFPELEDILGETYGIIVYQEQVMQIAVEIAGFSMAKADTLRKAMGKKKQEIIDREGENFIQGAVAKGHPKDKTRQLWNQIVPFAKYGFNNSHSVAYAHVAYLTAYLKAHYTPHFMAAMLTSEMNNTDKLGQYLVRCKQMELEILPPDINASMPHFTVENGGIRFGLAAIKGVGLAAVEPLLEARSRVGEFSSVSDCLRSLSARSMNQKALESLTKAGCFDRFDISRKGILDNLERLLEMAGREREQRELGQGFLFDALPSEALEDELRKAVRADEAERLSWEREVLGFYLTGHPLAAFDEQLDRYSDCRVVEIADRFAAGAEHLTVGGLVTSLKVMPIRKEGRNQGRRMAVFRLEDAAGAVRVVAFPDVFEAYERLLADGKPVLVVATTRGEGEHVELMADEVVALDGIDSRRAAALRVVIDLDQVDEERLEEIREYLLEHPGEMPVRFELLRRGRFRARLVPPPALTVDPRTATRDGLKRLLDGGWCEYEFDSKARNGGGKSVRPPSPTATGDSAELVN encoded by the coding sequence ATGAGTCGACCAACCGAGGTGCCGCCTTTCGTTCATCTCCACCTTCACACGCATTACTCATTGCTCGACTCGGCAATCAGAATTCCGGACCTCACGAAACAGATATCCCGCCTTGGAATGTCAGCAGTGGCAATGACCGATCACGGCAACATATTTGGCGCGTTTCAGTTTCACAAATCCGCTCTCGAAGCCGGGGTAAGGCCGATCGTCGGTTGCGAGGTGTATGTTGCACCCGGTGATCATCGTGATCGAAAGCCGGTTCCGGGCCGGCGGCGACCGTACGATCATCTGGTGTTGCTGGCCGAGAATAACCACGGTTATTCGAACCTCGTCAAGCTTGTGAGTTCCGGATATCTCGAGGGCTTCTACCACAAGCCGAGAGTTTCAAAAGAACTGCTCGGTGCTCACAGCGATGGATTGATAGCCCTTTCGGCGTGTCTTTCGGGTGAGGTTTCGAGGCTCCTGTTGTCTCGGGAGCAGGAAAAGGCGCGTGAAGCGGCAGAGACCTACCGAGAAATCTTTGGCGACCAGAGTTTTTTCCTCGAAATTCAGGATCACGGCATGGCGGACGAGGAGTTCGTTCGTGCAGGCATGGTGGCGCTTTCGGGGACGACTGGCATTCCGCTGGTGGCGACAAACGACTGCCATTTCCACGAGCGCGAGGACACCTTTGCTCACCGTGTCCTGCTCGGCATCGGTCTTAATCGGGACCTCGAGGACCTTCAGAGAAGCTACGCCTATAACGCCGAATTCTACGTGAAAACCCCGGAAGAGATGTACAAGCTGTTCGCTGATTATCCGGGAGCTTGCGAGCGCACTGCCGAAATCGCATCTCGGTGCCACATGCGATTCGACACAGATACTCTCCACTTGCCGAAATTCAAGATTCCAAATGATATGAACCTCGAGGTTTTCCTCGCCGAGAAGGCGCAGGAAGGACTGACGAACAGGCTCAAGAAGGGAAACCCGAGGAAGTGCTCTACTCAGGACTATGAAACACGTCTCGAGCAAGAGCTCGACATCATTCGAAAAATGGGTTTCCCCGGTTATTTCCTCGTCGTGTGGGATTTCATCCGTCACGCGCGGGAGAACGATATTCCGGTCGGTCCGGGTCGCGGATCGGCCGCTGGATCCTTGGTTTCATATGCGCTTGGTATCACGGATATTGACCCTCTCGAGTTCGACCTTCTTTTCGAGAGATTCCTCAACCCGGATCGGATCTCGATGCCCGATATCGATATCGATTTCTGTCAGAGACGTCGAGATGAAGTGATCGAGTACGTGCGCGGACTTTACGGTGAGGAATCGGTGTCACAAATCGCGACTTTCAACATCCTCAAGGCGAAGTCTGCGGTTCGCGATGTCGGGCGCGTGATGGGCATGTCATTCGGTGACGTGGATCGGATCGCCAAGCTGATCCCCGATGAACTGAATATCACGATCGCGAAGGCTCTCGAGGATTCGCCGAGGTTGCGCGAGCTGGTCGAAAACGACGATGACGTCAGGCAGCTCGTAGAGACTGCTGCGCGGCTCGAAGGGCTCGCCCGCCACTGCGGAGTCCATGCTGCCGGTGTCGTGATCGCTCCGGAGCCGCTGGTAAATCTGGTTCCGTTGAACCGATCGTCCCACGAGGAGGTGACGACTCAGTTCGACAAGGACGATGTGGAGGCCCTGGGACTTCTCAAGATGGATTTTCTTGGGCTGCGGACACTGACCGTCATCGATGACGCGGTGAAATCAATCAGGCGATCGGAAAATCCCGATCTCGATCTCACCTCCATCCCGTTCGACGATCACGTAGTCTACGAACTCTTTTCGGCAGGGGAAACCGACGGCGTGTTTCAGTTCGAGTCCTCCGGGATGAAGGACGTGCTGCGAAAGGTACAGCCGCAGAGCTTTCTCGACATTGCCGCCCTGAATGCGCTGTATCGGCCAGGCCCGATGCAGTTCATCGATGATTATGCAGACCGCAAGCACGGGCGAAAAACCTTCACCTACATCTTCCCCGAACTCGAAGACATTCTCGGCGAGACGTACGGCATCATTGTCTACCAGGAACAGGTGATGCAGATCGCGGTCGAAATCGCCGGGTTCTCGATGGCCAAGGCGGACACCCTGCGCAAGGCCATGGGCAAGAAAAAGCAGGAGATCATCGACCGTGAAGGTGAGAACTTCATCCAGGGTGCGGTCGCCAAGGGCCATCCGAAGGACAAGACCCGGCAGCTGTGGAACCAGATCGTGCCGTTCGCGAAGTACGGCTTCAACAACTCGCACTCTGTGGCCTACGCGCACGTGGCATACCTCACCGCATACTTGAAGGCGCACTACACCCCGCACTTCATGGCAGCGATGCTGACCTCGGAAATGAACAATACGGATAAACTCGGCCAGTACCTCGTGAGGTGCAAGCAGATGGAACTCGAGATCCTGCCGCCGGACATCAACGCGTCGATGCCGCACTTCACGGTCGAGAATGGTGGTATCCGTTTCGGACTGGCAGCGATCAAGGGTGTGGGCCTTGCCGCCGTGGAACCCCTGCTCGAAGCCAGGTCACGAGTCGGTGAATTCTCCTCGGTCTCCGATTGCCTGCGATCGCTGTCGGCCCGTTCCATGAACCAGAAGGCCCTCGAGAGCCTGACCAAGGCAGGTTGTTTCGATCGCTTCGACATCAGCCGAAAGGGCATTCTGGACAATCTCGAACGCCTGCTCGAGATGGCCGGGCGGGAGAGAGAACAGCGCGAGCTCGGACAGGGCTTTCTCTTCGATGCTCTGCCGTCCGAGGCACTCGAGGACGAGCTTCGCAAGGCCGTCCGGGCGGACGAGGCAGAGCGATTGTCTTGGGAGCGAGAGGTTCTCGGCTTCTATCTCACAGGTCACCCGTTGGCTGCTTTCGATGAGCAGCTCGACCGGTACTCTGATTGTCGAGTCGTCGAAATCGCCGATCGTTTCGCCGCTGGTGCCGAGCATCTTACAGTCGGAGGACTGGTCACCAGTCTCAAGGTGATGCCGATCCGTAAGGAGGGCCGCAACCAGGGTCGCAGAATGGCCGTTTTTCGGCTCGAGGATGCGGCCGGTGCGGTCCGGGTGGTCGCCTTTCCCGATGTCTTCGAAGCCTACGAGCGACTGCTGGCTGACGGGAAGCCAGTGTTGGTCGTGGCGACCACCAGGGGCGAGGGCGAGCACGTCGAACTCATGGCGGACGAGGTCGTGGCTCTCGACGGCATCGACTCGCGGCGCGCGGCAGCGCTGCGAGTGGTGATTGACCTCGATCAGGTGGACGAAGAACGGCTCGAAGAGATTCGCGAGTATCTGCTCGAACATCCGGGTGAGATGCCGGTCAGGTTCGAGCTGCTCCGGCGAGGTCGTTTCCGCGCACGACTGGTGCCGCCGCCGGCATTGACCGTCGATCCTCGTACTGCTACCAGGGACGGGCTCAAACGTCTCCTGGACGGTGGCTGGTGCGAGTACGAGTTCGACTCCAAAGCCCGCAACGGCGGTGGCAAGAGCGTGCGACCGCCGTCCCCAACTGCAACCGGTGATTCAGCGGAGTTGGTGAACTAG